Proteins from one Rosa chinensis cultivar Old Blush chromosome 7, RchiOBHm-V2, whole genome shotgun sequence genomic window:
- the LOC112176947 gene encoding pentatricopeptide repeat-containing protein At2g29760, chloroplastic — MRIPTTKSKWLTLLQNCTPEKPNQFNQIISHAIVSGVLANHPFISSQILLHSLPHGLDFSRAVFSQIQNPNVFACNFIFKAYSNSPTPRETLSLYNLVRRRFTHVLPDKYSFPFLFKACGRVQLTRKGQELHALSFALGVDGDVFVQNGLISMYSACGELQSASKVFELIPVFVRDVVSWNSIVSGCLQSHRNWNALQVFVKMLADGSARPDAVAFVNALNACARLGSVDLGRKIHGLVLRNGFDLDVFLGSSLVDMYAKCGDMDGARKVFDRMGRRNVVSWTCMIAGYVQSHWFKEAIELFREMQLDGVKADSALVACVVSACGNAGALDHGRWVHSYCERSGIEMNLSVKNALIDMYSKCGDFEKALEIFCDMTIRDVVTWTAMIIGLAMNGESDRALEMFSEMEGTGYVRPNEVTFLGVLSACSHGGFVNKGLGYLEAMSETYKLTPRVDHYGCVIDLLGRANLLNEAARFISAMPIQPDVVIWRSLLFACRTYQNLELAEFVARKIEELEPRKAESSVLLSHLYASASRWLDVNKTRKGMPLQGIQKKPGCSLIEVDGLVHEFTVADCSHCERISIYETLGAINRVIQSERYS, encoded by the coding sequence ATGCGAATcccaacaacaaaatcaaaatggcTAACTCTGTTACAAAATTGCACACCAGAGAAGCCCAACCAGTTCAACCAAATCATATCCCACGCCATTGTTTCCGGCGTGTTAGCAAACCACCCATTCATATCAAGCCAAATCCTACTCCACTCACTCCCTCACGGCCTCGACTTTTCCCGCGCTGTTTTCTctcaaatccaaaacccaaatGTCTTCGCCTGCAACTTCATCTTCAAAGCCTACTCCAACAGCCCAACCCCTCGAGAAACCCTCTCGCTGTACAACCTCGTGCGACGTCGTTTCACACACGTCTTGCCGGACAAGTAttcctttccttttctgttCAAGGCCTGCGGTCGGGTTCAGCTCACTCGTAAAGGCCAAGAGCTTCACGCTTTGAGTTTCGCTCTCGGGGTTGATGGGGATGTTTTCGTTCAAAATGGGCTTATTTCTATGTACTCTGCGTGTGGGGAGCTTCAATCTGCGTCCAAAGTCTTTGAATTGATTCCGGTTTTCGTTCGGGACGTGGTGTCATGGAACAGCATTGTTAGTGGGTGTTTACAGAGTCATCGGAATTGGAACGCACTCCAGGTGTTTGTGAAAATGCTCGCGGATGGTTCTGCCAGGCCTGATGCGGTGGCTTTCGTCAATGCTCTGAATGCTTGTGCAAGGCTTGGTTCtgttgatttggggaggaaGATTCATGGGTTGGTGTTGAGAAATGGATTTGATCTGGATGTGTTCTTGGGTTCGTCTTTGGTTGATATGTATGCAAAGTGCGGTGACATGGATGGTGCTCGAAAAGTTTTTGATAGAATGGGGAGAAGGAATGTGGTGTCTTGGACTTGTATGATTGCTGGTTATGTGCAGTCACATTGGTTCAAGGAAGCGATTGAGTTGTTCAGGGAGATGCAGTTGGATGGAGTTAAAGCAGACTCGGCATTGGTTGCTTGTGTTGTATCTGCGTGTGGGAATGCGGGTGCATTGGATCATGGAAGGTGGGTGCATAGCTACTGCGAGAGAAGTGGCATTGAGATGAACCTCTCGGTGAAGAATGCTTTGATCGACATGTATTCAAAGTGCGGCGACTTTGAAAAGGCTCTCGAAATTTTTTGTGACATGACTATAAGAGATGTTGTTACATGGACTGCCATGATTATTGGTCTTGCTATGAATGGGGAATCTGATAGAGCACTAGAAATGTTTTCAGAAATGGAAGGGACAGGTTATGTTAGGCCAAATGAGGTCACATTCCTGGGGGTATTGTCTGCGTGCAGTCATGGAGGGTTTGTAAACAAGGGTTTGGGCTATTTGGAAGCCATGTCTGAAACATATAAGCTTACTCCTCGTGTTGATCACTATGGCTGTGTGATCGATCTTCTTGGTCGCGCTAATCTGTTGAATGAAGCTGCAAGGTTCATTAGTGCTATGCCTATTCAACCTGACGTGGTTATATGGCGGTCTCTGCTTTTTGCTTGTAGGACATATCAGAACTTAGAGCTGGCAGAGTTTGTTGCAAGAAAGATTGAGGAATTGGAACCAAGAAAGGCCGAGTCGAGTGTTTTGTTATCCCATCTATATGCTTCAGCATCAAGGTGGCTTGATGTGAACAAGACGAGGAAAGGGATGCCTCTTCAGGGAATCCAGAAGAAGCCTGGTTGCTCTCTCATAGAAGTAGATGGTCTTGTTCATGAATTCACTGTTGCTGATTGTTCGCATTGTGAAAGAATCTCTATATACGAGACACTTGGAGCAATTAATAGAGTTATACAATCTGAAAGATATTCTTAG
- the LOC112175919 gene encoding calcium-dependent mitochondrial ATP-magnesium/phosphate carrier protein 2 isoform X2, translating to MDDEELAHFVEHVDKDNNGIITFEEWRDFLLLYPHEATIENIYHHWERVCLVDIGEQAVIPEGISKHVHRSRYFIAGAIAGAASRTATAPLDRLKVVLQVQTSRASVVPAIRKIFKEDGFLGFFRGNGINVVKVAPESAIKFYTYELLKNVIGETMGENKDDIGTAGRLLAGGMAGAVAQTAIYPLDLVKTRLQTCASEAGKGPKLGILTKEILTHEGPRAFYKGLLPSLLGIVPYAGIDLAAYETLKDMSKTYFLHDNSDPGPLIQLGCGTVSGALGATCVYPLQVIRTRMQAQRSNSAEAYRGMSDVFWRTLQREGYRGFYKGLFPNLLKVVPAASITYMVYEAMKKRLDL from the exons ATGGATGATGAGGAACTTGCTCATTTTGTGGAGCATGTTGACAAGGATAACAATGGAATTATAACTTTTGAGGAATGGAGAGATTTTCTGCTGCTTTATCCGCATGAAGCAACTATTGAGAACATATATCATCACTGGGAAAGGGTATGCCTTGTGGACATTGGAGAACAGGCTGTTATTCCAGAAGGTATCAGTAAGCATGTTCATAGGAGTAGATACTTTATTGCAGGGGCTATAGCAGGAGCTGCTTCTCGTACTGCTACTGCTCCTCTTGATCGGTTGAAGGTGGTTTTGCAAGTTCAGACATCACGTGCATCTGTTGTGCCTGCAATAAGGAAGATATTTAAGGAAGATGGATTTTTGGGGTTTTTCCGAGGTAATGGAATAAATGTTGTGAAGGTGGCACCTGAAAGTGCCATCAAGTTCTATACGTATGAATTGTTAAAAAATGTTATTGGAGAAACTATGGGGGAGAACAAGGATGATATTGGTACCGCGGGTAGACTTTTGGCTGGTGGTATGGCAGGTGCCGTGGCACAAACTGCTATATACCCACTGGATCTTGTGAAGACTCGGTTACAGACTTGTGCTTCAGAAGCTGGAAAGGGTCCTAAATTGGGGATACTGACCAAGGAAATTTTGACTCATGAGGGACCACGGGCCTTCTATAAAGGACTACTACCATCTCTTCTTGGGATTGTCCCCTATGCTGGCATTGACCTGGCTGCCTATGAGACCTTAAAAGATATGTCAAAGACATATTTTCTTCATGATAATAGTG ATCCTGGCCCTCTCATCCAATTGGGATGTGGGACAGTCTCTGGAGCTCTTGGAGCAACATGTGTTTATCCCTTGCAGGTTATTCGCACCAG AATGCAAGCTCAACGTTCTAACTCAGCAGAAGCTTATAGAGGAATGTCTGATGTATTCTGGAGAACGCTTCAGCGTGAAGGATATAGAGGTTTCTACAAGGGGTTGTTTCCAAATCTTCTGAAGGTTGTGCCAGCTGCAAGCATTACATATATGGTATATGAAGCCATGAAGAAGAGACTAGATCTATAG
- the LOC112180457 gene encoding pentatricopeptide repeat-containing protein At5g61800: protein MISNLITLIKHCKTPIQLLQLHAHTITNGTLTIPHHKILPNLLHTFISLIKPSSPAPCTTTSLSYAVSLFNLIPNPSTFCFNNIIRAHTLLSSPLPALHLFASMRRFSLPPDFHTFPFALKACAQLGSSSFSITQTLHSQALKFGFASHSFVTNTLIHVYSACQHLDHARNVFDESSHWDVVSYNAMLDAFVKGGDICRARQVFDEMADRDSVSWGTILAGYAQTNRCEEAIELFGEMIESNIRPDDICLVSALSACSQLGDLERGRSIHDYIKRNRIRLSSFFLTALVDLYAKCGCIETAIKIFESSYDKNVFTWNAMLVGLAMHGHAHLSLEYFSRMIEAGVKPDGVSFLGVLVGCSHGGRVDEARKLFDEMELVYGVPRELKHYGCMADLLGRAGLIKEAMEMIEKMPMGGDVFVWGGLLGGCKIHGDVEGAKKAAEHVMELDPEDGGVYSIMASVYANAEKWDDVVKTRKSISSNKRVKKNSGCSLIRLNGVTHEFLAGDSFHPRTEAIYLVLDGLWKHQFESC, encoded by the coding sequence ATGATCTCCAATCTCATCACCCTAATCAAACACTGCAAAACCCCCATTCAACTCCTCCAACTCCATGCTCATACCATCACCAATGGCACTCTCACTATACCCCATCACAAAATCCTACCCAACCTCCTCCACACCTTCATCTCTCTAATCAAACCCTCTTCCCCTGCACCTTGTACCACCACCTCACTCAGCTATGCCGTCTCTCTCTTCAATCTCATCCCAAACCCATCTACTTTCTGCTTCAACAACATCATCAGAGCTCACACcctcctctcctctcccctcCCTGCCCTCCATCTCTTCGCTTCCATGCGCCGCTTTTCGCTCCCCCCAGACTTCCACACCTTCCCTTTCGCCCTCAAGGCCTGCGCCCAGCTTGgctcttcttcattttcaatcACCCAGACCCTTCATTCTCAAGCCCTCAAGTTCGGTTTCGCTTCCCACTCGTTTGTCACCAACACCCTCATTCATGTCTACTCAGCTTGCCAGCATCTGGACCATGCACGCAATGTGTTCGACGAAAGTTCCCACTGGGATGTGGTCTCGTATAATGCGATGCTTGACGCTTTTGTTAAGGGAGGTGATATTTGTAGAGCACGGCAAGTGTTTGATGAGATGGCAGACCGGGACTCTGTTTCGTGGGGGACTATTTTAGCTGGGTATGCACAGACGAATCGGTGCGAGGAAGCGATTGAGCTGTTTGGTGAGATGATTGAGTCGAACATTAGGCCTGATGATATCTGCTTGGTCTCTGCTCTCTCTGCTTGTTCTCAGCTGGGTGATTTGGAGCGAGGGAGAAGTATTCATGACTACATCAAACGGAACAGGATTAGACTAAGTTCATTCTTTTTGACAGCATTGGTGGACCTGTATGCGAAATGCGGGTGCATCGAGACTGCCATTAAGATTTTCGAGTCGAGCTATGATAAGAATGTGTTCACTTGGAATGCCATGCTTGTTGGGCTTGCAATGCACGGCCACGCCCATCTCTCACTGGAGTACTTCTCCAGAATGATAGAGGCTGGAGTTAAACCTGATGGGGTTAGCTTCTTAGGGGTTTTAGTGGGTTGCAGCCATGGAGGTAGAGTAGATGAAGCCCGAAAGCTTTTCGATGAAATGGAATTAGTTTATGGGGTCCCCAGAGAGCTCAAGCATTATGGGTGCATGGCTGATCTGCTTGGTAGAGCTGGGTTGATCAAGGAAGCAATGGAGATGATAGAGAAGATGCCAATGGGGGGCGATGTGTTTGTGTGGGGTGGTTTACTTGGAGGTTGCAAAATACATGGTGATGTTGAGGGTGCAAAGAAAGCAGCAGAGCATGTGATGGAGTTGGACCCTGAAGATGGTGGTGTATATTCAATCATGGCTAGCGTTTATGCCAATGCGGAGAAATGGGATGATGTGGTAAAAACCAGAAAGTCCATAAGTTCTAACAAGAGGGTCAAGAAGAACTCTGGTTGTAGTTTGATTAGGTTGAATGGAGTCACCCATGAGTTTCTTGCAGGGGATAGCTTCCATCCTCGAACAGAAGCAATATATTTGGTACTGGATGGACTTTGGAAACATCAATTTGAATCATGCTAG
- the LOC112180458 gene encoding uncharacterized protein LOC112180458 — MAFRSMNQWQRLLSGLRGYATSTLPKMKAYAPTANFAEQQSSKKPRGDFVPVYVAVGMIALSVGLGLHTAKQQLFHNPQVFVKKERREMLPEVVEPDRVVEDADKFFNKSFFRKVAHVHEFDNPITSDPTHGDVYAQRPRAVTLKEAGVDPKVVAEGLDPRLRARLGVDPKKVVEEDTKAAAA; from the exons ATGGCTTTTAGATCAATG AATCAGTGGCAACGATTGTTGAGTGGGTTAAGAGGGTATGCAACCTCAACCTTACCAAAGATGAAAGCGTATGCCCCAACTGCTAATTTCGCCGAGCAACAGAGCAGTAAGAAGCCAAGGGGAGATTTCGTGCCCGTGTATGTAGCTGTTGGGATGATAGCACTTTCAGTGGGGCTGGGACTCCACACTGCCAAGCAACAGCTCTTCCACAACCCCCAAGTCTTTGTGAAGAAGGAGCGGCGGGAGATGCTGCCGGAGGTGGTGGAGCCCGACCGTGTGGTGGAGGACGCTGATAAGTTTTTTAACAAATCCTTTTTCAGGAAGGTGGCTCATGTTCATGAGTTTGACAATCCCATAACATCTGATCCTACTCATGGAGATGTTTATGCTCAGCGGCCACGTGCTGTGACTCTCAAAGAGGCCGGAGTAGATCCTAAAGTGGTCGCCGAGGGACTAGATCCTCGACTCCGTGCGAGACTTGGGGTAGATCCGAAAAAGGTCGTGGAAGAAGATACTAAAGCAGCAGCTGCCTAA
- the LOC112176948 gene encoding calnexin homolog — translation MAGIRSGVVSVLFVLVACFSIQQLSASDDTVFYDSFDESFEGRWTVSGKDEYQGVWKHSKSEGHEDFGLLVSEKAKKYAIVKELDEPVSLKDGTVVLQFETRLQNGLECGGAYLKYLRPQEAGWEPKIFDNESPYSIMFGPDKCGLTNKVHFIFKHKNPKSGEYVEHHLTTPPSVPADKLSHVYTAIIKPDNELIILVDGEEKKKANFLSTDDFMPPLIPAKTIPDPEDKKPEDWDERAKIPDPNAVKPDDWDEDAPMEIEDDEAEKPEGWLDDEPEEVDDPEATKPEDWDDEEDGEWEAPKIDNPKCVTAPGCGEWKRPMKRNPAYKGKWHAPLIDNPSYKGIWKPQEIPNPSFFELEKPNFEPIAAVGIEIWTMQDGILFDNILITKDEKVAQSYRETQWKPKFEVEKEKEKAEEDVPSSEGLLANVQKKIFEILYKVADVPFLATHKSKIIDLIEKAEEQPNITLGVIGSIAVIILTALFMFLFGGKKPTKVEKKPTVATEASGSGVEKKEEESEKEGSSGEKEGSSGENEKETGAAPRRRTGPRREN, via the exons ATGGCTGGGATTCGCTCCGGCGTCGTTTCGGTGTTGTTCGTGCTCGTTGCCTGCTTCTCTATTCAGCAGCTTTCTGCTTCCGACGATACG GTCTTCTACGATTCGTTCGACGAATCATTTGAAGGGCGTTGGACCGTGTCCGGCAAAGATGAATATCAAG gtGTTTGGAAGCACTCAAAGAGTGAGGGCCATGAGGATTTTGGGCTTCTTGTGAGTGAGAAGGCCAAGAAGTATGCAATAGTTAAGGAGCTTGATGAGCCTGTGAGCCTCAAGGATGGGACTGTTGTCCTTCAATTTGAGACTCGTCTCCAGAATGGGCTTGAATGTGGTGGTGCCTATCTGAAATACCTTCGACCCCAGGAGGCTGGATGGGAACCTAAGATATTTGACAATGAGTCTCCTTATTCTATCATGTTTGGACCTGACAAATGTGGGCTTACAAACAAGGTTCACTTCATTTTCAAGCATAAGAATCCCAAGAGTGGAGAGTATGTTGAACACCATCTTACCACCCCACCCTCTGTTCCAGCTGACAAACTTTCTCATGTATACACTGCCATTATCAAACCTGATAACGAGTTGATAATTCTGGTTGAtggagaggagaagaagaaggccaACTTTTTATCAACTGATGATTTTATGCCTCCACTTATCCCTGCCAAGACAATTCCTGATCCAGAAGATAAGAAGCCTGAGGATTGGGATGAGAGAGCCAAAATTCCGGATCCTAATGCAGTTAAACCTGATGATTGGGATGAGGATGCACCCATGGAAATTGAAGACGATGAAGCAGAGAAACCTGAAGGATGGTTGGATGATGAGCCTGAGGAGGTCGATGATCCTGAAGCCACAAAGCCAGAGGATTGGGATGACGAGGAGGATGGTGAGTGGGAGGCCCCTAAGATTGACAACCCCAAGTGTGTGACTGCCCCTGGTTGTGGGGAATGGAAGAGGCCAATGAAGAGGAATCCAGCTTACAAGGGAAAATGGCATGCACCACTCATCGATAACCCCAGTTACAAGGGTATTTGGAAGCCTCAGGAGATTCCTAACCCCAGTTTCTTCGAGCTCGAGAAACCTAACTTTGAGCCCATTGCTGCTGTTGGTATTGAGATCTGGACCATGCAAGATGGTATATTGTTTGACAACATTTTGATAACAAAAGATGAGAAAGTTGCACAATCATACCGAGAGACCCAGTGGAAACCAAAATTTGAAGttgagaaggagaaagagaaggctGAGGAAGATGTTCCTAGTTCAGAAGGTCTATTAGCCAACGTCCAG AAGAAGATATTTGAAATTCTATACAAGGTTGCAGATGTTCCCTTCTTAGCTACCCACAAGTCTAAGATAATT GATCTCATTGAGAAGGCAGAGGAACAACCTAATATCACACTTGGTGTCATCGGCTCCATTGCTGTGATCATCTTAACAGCACTTTTCATGTTCCTTTTCGGTGGGAAGAAACCC ACCAAGGTTGAGAAGAAACCCACCGT